Proteins encoded by one window of Arabidopsis thaliana chromosome 2, partial sequence:
- a CDS encoding Nucleotide-diphospho-sugar transferases superfamily protein (Nucleotide-diphospho-sugar transferases superfamily protein; FUNCTIONS IN: ceramide glucosyltransferase activity; INVOLVED IN: biological_process unknown; LOCATED IN: endomembrane system; EXPRESSED IN: 24 plant structures; EXPRESSED DURING: 15 growth stages; CONTAINS InterPro DOMAIN/s: Glycosyl transferase, family 2 (InterPro:IPR001173); Has 235 Blast hits to 233 proteins in 112 species: Archae - 26; Bacteria - 60; Metazoa - 91; Fungi - 18; Plants - 31; Viruses - 0; Other Eukaryotes - 9 (source: NCBI BLink).) has protein sequence MSTLDSIDAILFSLSRAFTSPFAVFVQIQGCTICLLLALGWLLAEYVRNREVKRIKNSIKAGNSLAFLYQDINELEHSRQVKLPRVSVVMPLKGFGEHNLHNWRSQITSLYGGPLEFLFVVESTEDPAYHAVSRLLSMYQDHVEAKVVVAGLSTTCSQKIHNQLIGVEKMHKDTKYVLFLDDDVRLHPGTIGALTTEMEKNPEIFIQTGYPLDLPSGTLGSYCIYEYHMPCSMGFATGGRTFFLWGGCMMMHADDFRQDRYGVVSGLRDGGYSDDMTLASLAGAHKRLITSPPVAVFPHPLASDLSFGRYWNYLRKQTFVLESYISKVNWIMNKALFAVHCYLSWGFVAPYVMAIIHITSALRIYIKGYHQLEDTTSASGMMLVITLAICTFIELLSMWNLTRREVQLCNMLSPEAPRLSLATYNWGLVFVAMLVDNFLYPISAFRSHFSQSINWSGIRYHLKDGKIFKIERRKDMGPTKTDLGGKHLYGKKGAPQKASFLSSLGRNLAHWRQPKKFDV, from the exons ATGTCTACATTGGACTCCATTGATGcgattctcttctctcttagCAGAGCTTTTACAAGCCCTTTCGCTGTCTTCGTTCAGATCCAG GGGTGTACAATATGCTTACTACTTGCTCTCGGCTGGTTATTGGCTGAATATGTCAG GAATCGTGAGGTTAAGAGAATTAAAAACAGCATAAAAGCGGGCAATAGCTTGGCGTTTCTTTATCAAGATATCAATGAACTTGAGCACTCTAGGCAGGTTAAACTTCCTAGAGTTTCAGTTGTCATGCCTCTAAAAGGTTTTGGAGAACACAATTTACACAACTGGAGAAGTCAG ATTACTTCTCTCTATGGTGGGCCATTGGAATTCCTTTTTGTTGTAGAAAGTACGGAAGACCCTGCATATCACGCTGTTTCCCGTCTATTATCTATGTATCAG GATCATGTTGAAGCTAAGGTCGTGGTTGCTGGTTTATCAACAACATGTAGCCAGAAAATTCATAATCAGTTG aTTGGAGTTGAAAAAATGCACAAAGATACCAAATATGTGTTATTTTTGGATGATGATGTTAGACTGCATCCTGGAACAATCGGAGCTCTCACGACTGAGATGGAGAAAAATCCAGAG ATATTTATTCAAACTGGGTATCCTCTAGACTTGCCGTCTGGGACTCTTGGGAGTTATTGCATCTATGAGTACCACATG CCTTGCTCAATGGGATTTGCGACTGGTGGAAGAACATTCTTTTTGTGGGGAGGATGTATGATG ATGCATGCTGATGATTTCAGACAAGATCGGTACGGTGTTGTCTCTGGCTTACGTGATGGTGGATATTCAGATGATATGACACTTGCCTCTCTAGCAG GTGCTCATAAGAGGCTCATTACATCTCCTCCTGTTGCTGTTTTCCCTCACCCTCTCGCGAGTGATCTAAGTTTTGGACG ataCTGGAACTActtgagaaaacaaacctTTGTGCTAGAATCATACATATCGAAAGTTAACTGGATAATGAACAAGGCTTTGTTTGCTGTCCATTGTTATCTTTCATGGGGTTTTGTTGCACCATATGTTATGGCTATCATTCACATCACATCAGCTTTAAGAATCTACATCAAGGGCTATCATCAACTTGAAGACACGACCTCTGCTTCTG GTATGATGCTTGTTATAACGTTGGCGATCTGCACCTTCATCGAGCTTCTGTCAATGTGGAATTTGACGAGACGAGAAGTTCAGCTATGCAATATGTTATCCCCTGAGGCTCCCCGTCTCTCTCTTGCAACTTACAACTGGGGACTT GTTTTTGTAGCAATGCTTGTAGACAACTTCCTATATCCGATATCAGCTTTCCGGTCTCATTTTTCTCAATCCATAAACTGGTCTGGAATCAGATACCACTTGAAAGATGGAAAGATATTCAAG ATTGAGAGACGAAAGGATATGGGACCAACAAAGACTGATTTAGGAGGCAAACATTTGTATGGTAAGAAAGGAGCTCCTCAGAAAGCTTCATTCTTAAGCTCATTGGGAAGAAATTTGGCTCACTGGCGACAACCGAAAAAATTCGATGTTTAA
- a CDS encoding Nucleotide-diphospho-sugar transferases superfamily protein (Nucleotide-diphospho-sugar transferases superfamily protein; FUNCTIONS IN: ceramide glucosyltransferase activity; INVOLVED IN: biological_process unknown; LOCATED IN: endomembrane system; EXPRESSED IN: 24 plant structures; EXPRESSED DURING: 15 growth stages; CONTAINS InterPro DOMAIN/s: Glycosyl transferase, family 2 (InterPro:IPR001173).), with translation MSTLDSIDAILFSLSRAFTSPFAVFVQIQGCTICLLLALGWLLAEYVRNREVKRIKNSIKAGNSLAFLYQDINELEHSRQVKLPRVSVVMPLKGFGEHNLHNWRSQITSLYGGPLEFLFVVESTEDPAYHAVSRLLSMYQDHVEAKVVVAGLSTTCSQKIHNQLIGVEKMHKDTKYVLFLDDDVRLHPGTIGALTTEMEKNPEIFIQTGYPLDLPSGTLGSYCIYEYHMPCSMGFATGGRTFFLWGGCMMMHADDFRQDRYGVVSGLRDGGYSDDMTLASLAGAHKRLITSPPVAVFPHPLASDLSFGRYWNYLRKQTFVLESYISKVNWIMNKALFAVHCYLSWGFVAPYVMAIIHITSALRIYIKGYHQLEDTTSASGGMMLVITLAICTFIELLSMWNLTRREVQLCNMLSPEAPRLSLATYNWGLVFVAMLVDNFLYPISAFRSHFSQSINWSGIRYHLKDGKIFKIERRKDMGPTKTDLGGKHLYGKKGAPQKASFLSSLGRNLAHWRQPKKFDV, from the exons ATGTCTACATTGGACTCCATTGATGcgattctcttctctcttagCAGAGCTTTTACAAGCCCTTTCGCTGTCTTCGTTCAGATCCAG GGGTGTACAATATGCTTACTACTTGCTCTCGGCTGGTTATTGGCTGAATATGTCAG GAATCGTGAGGTTAAGAGAATTAAAAACAGCATAAAAGCGGGCAATAGCTTGGCGTTTCTTTATCAAGATATCAATGAACTTGAGCACTCTAGGCAGGTTAAACTTCCTAGAGTTTCAGTTGTCATGCCTCTAAAAGGTTTTGGAGAACACAATTTACACAACTGGAGAAGTCAG ATTACTTCTCTCTATGGTGGGCCATTGGAATTCCTTTTTGTTGTAGAAAGTACGGAAGACCCTGCATATCACGCTGTTTCCCGTCTATTATCTATGTATCAG GATCATGTTGAAGCTAAGGTCGTGGTTGCTGGTTTATCAACAACATGTAGCCAGAAAATTCATAATCAGTTG aTTGGAGTTGAAAAAATGCACAAAGATACCAAATATGTGTTATTTTTGGATGATGATGTTAGACTGCATCCTGGAACAATCGGAGCTCTCACGACTGAGATGGAGAAAAATCCAGAG ATATTTATTCAAACTGGGTATCCTCTAGACTTGCCGTCTGGGACTCTTGGGAGTTATTGCATCTATGAGTACCACATG CCTTGCTCAATGGGATTTGCGACTGGTGGAAGAACATTCTTTTTGTGGGGAGGATGTATGATG ATGCATGCTGATGATTTCAGACAAGATCGGTACGGTGTTGTCTCTGGCTTACGTGATGGTGGATATTCAGATGATATGACACTTGCCTCTCTAGCAG GTGCTCATAAGAGGCTCATTACATCTCCTCCTGTTGCTGTTTTCCCTCACCCTCTCGCGAGTGATCTAAGTTTTGGACG ataCTGGAACTActtgagaaaacaaacctTTGTGCTAGAATCATACATATCGAAAGTTAACTGGATAATGAACAAGGCTTTGTTTGCTGTCCATTGTTATCTTTCATGGGGTTTTGTTGCACCATATGTTATGGCTATCATTCACATCACATCAGCTTTAAGAATCTACATCAAGGGCTATCATCAACTTGAAGACACGACCTCTGCTTCTGGTG GTATGATGCTTGTTATAACGTTGGCGATCTGCACCTTCATCGAGCTTCTGTCAATGTGGAATTTGACGAGACGAGAAGTTCAGCTATGCAATATGTTATCCCCTGAGGCTCCCCGTCTCTCTCTTGCAACTTACAACTGGGGACTT GTTTTTGTAGCAATGCTTGTAGACAACTTCCTATATCCGATATCAGCTTTCCGGTCTCATTTTTCTCAATCCATAAACTGGTCTGGAATCAGATACCACTTGAAAGATGGAAAGATATTCAAG ATTGAGAGACGAAAGGATATGGGACCAACAAAGACTGATTTAGGAGGCAAACATTTGTATGGTAAGAAAGGAGCTCCTCAGAAAGCTTCATTCTTAAGCTCATTGGGAAGAAATTTGGCTCACTGGCGACAACCGAAAAAATTCGATGTTTAA
- a CDS encoding uncharacterized protein (BEST Arabidopsis thaliana protein match is: Putative endonuclease or glycosyl hydrolase (TAIR:AT3G62210.1); Has 66 Blast hits to 66 proteins in 10 species: Archae - 0; Bacteria - 0; Metazoa - 0; Fungi - 0; Plants - 66; Viruses - 0; Other Eukaryotes - 0 (source: NCBI BLink).), with product MFMDICFFTLNNPVEYPKRSNLVVMARSYNLEVDQLKVDKPLVFKIEMLDGFLKALRTRGYNVLLAEPDDSYRRSVWLWPSLAYGGNPIQHSVLTTTCHIGYVVSVIAGTCIFWDVEDFPIPNGIDTTDKVILNIKSALAKTGYDGKVSIVAYYEKNKILDDFHLVPAGDKSSREYREFSDVLQLLSGRGYNVVLALPDVAAYLRSAFLLESMKQITSFLPRGSFFGCILAADRLENLCSPFPSSHQSQRSQLFQPVPLLHQFLPLLELSVSRTKKPELIRVLQALRLKDHNVLLAQPDHNNVEAAVLIHTSVSSSVWRSRSLLDRGILIKQTGNSQHDETCACSGCLQAVENKLAKKRKKQQERKKRKKQKQQKKFKVTTTTKGDTESN from the exons ATGTTTATggacatttgttttttcacacTGAACAATCCTGTGGAGTATCCTAAAAGATCAAATTTGGTGGTGATGGCGAGAAGCTACAATTTAGAAGTTGACCAGCTAAAGGTTGATAAACCTCTCGTTTTCAAAATAGAAATGTTGGACGGttttcttaaagctttgagaacGAGAGGTTACAACGTTCTCTTAGCAGAACCTGATGATTCCTATAGAAGATCCGTTTGGCTTTGGCCAAGCCTTGCCTATGGAGGAAACCCTATCCAACATTCGGTTCTCACTACTACTTGTCATA TTGGTTATGTTGTCTCCGTCATCGCAGGCACATGTATCTTCTGGGACGTAGAGGATTTCCCAATCCCTAATGGTATTGACACTACTGATAAGGTTATTCTTAATATCAAATCAGCTCTTGCGAAAACGGGTTATGATGGTAAAGTGTCAATCGTGGCTTATTATGAGAAGAATAAGATCTTGGATGATTTCCACTTGGTACCTGCAG GAGATAAATCTTCGAGAG AATATAGAGAGTTCAGCGACGTTCTTCAACTTTTGTCAGGGAGAGGTTACAATGTTGTCTTAGCACTGCCTGATGTGGCCGCATATTTACGCTCT gcttttcttcttgaatccatGAAACAAATTACGTCATTTCTTCCTAGAGGAAGCTTTTTTGGATGCATTCTGGCTGCTGACAGACTTGAG AACCTCTGTTCTCCGTTTCCTTCTTCCCATCAGTCTCAACGTTCCCAACTGTTCCAACCTGTTCCTCTACTCCATCAATTTCTCCCTCTTCTAGAACTTTCTGTATCCAGAACCAAGA AACCGGAGCTCATCAGGGTTCTTCAAGCTTTGCGATTGAAGGATCACAACGTTCTCTTAGCACAGCCTGATCATAATAATGTCGAAGCGGCAGTTCTAATTCACACGTCTGTAAGCTCATCGGTATGGCGTTCGAGAAGCCTACTTGATCGAGGAATCCTTATCAAACAAACCGGAAACTCACAACATGATGAGACTTGTGCTTGTAGCGGATGCTTACAAGCTGTTGAGAATAAGCTTGCCAAGAAGCGTAAGAAGCAGCAGGAGCGTAAGAAGcggaagaagcagaagcagcaGAAGAAGTTCAAGGTCACAACTACTACCAAGGGGGACACTGAAAGTAACTGA
- a CDS encoding Defensin-like (DEFL) family protein (Defensin-like (DEFL) family protein; LOCATED IN: endomembrane system; Has 35333 Blast hits to 34131 proteins in 2444 species: Archae - 798; Bacteria - 22429; Metazoa - 974; Fungi - 991; Plants - 531; Viruses - 0; Other Eukaryotes - 9610 (source: NCBI BLink).) yields the protein MAKPCAAFLVFLCLSMLILSIPDISCQMNDCDCDHDHRCGEWEDESHGNCKQHHLRVVCTCTLDCLDISSTSNA from the exons ATGGCCAAGCCTTGTGCTGCATTTCTTGTCTTCCTCTGCCTTTCCATGCTCATCCTGTCAATCCCTG ATATTAGTTGCCAGATGAACGATTGCGACTGCGACCACGACCACAGATGCGGTGAGTGGGAAGATGAGAGCCATGGGAATTGCAAACAACACCATCTCCGAGTCGTTTGCACATGTACCTTGGACTGTCTTGATATTTCATCTACGTCGAACGCATAA
- the NADP-ME1 gene encoding NADP-malic enzyme 1, with product MALTELQERNERLFYKLLIDNVEELLPIVYTPTVGEACQKFGSIFRRPQGLFISLKDKGKILDVLKNWPERNIQVIVVTDGERILGLGDLGCQGMGIPVGKLALYSALGGVRPSACLPVTIDVGTNNEKLLNDEFYIGLRQKRATGQEYSELLNEFMSAVKQNYGEKVLIQFEDFANHNAFELLAKYSDTHLVFNDDIQGTASVVLAGLVSAQKLTNSPLAEHTFLFLGAGEAGTGIAELIALYMSKQMNASVEESRKKIWLVDSKGLIVNSRKDSLQDFKKPWAHEHEPVKDLLGAIKAIKPTVLIGSSGVGRSFTKEVIEAMSSINERPLIMALSNPTTQSECTAEEAYTWSKGRAIFASGSPFDPVEYEGKVFVSTQANNAYIFPGFGLGLVISGAIRVHDDMLLAAAEALAGQVSKENYEKGMIYPSFSSIRKISAQIAANVATKAYELGLAGRLPRPKDIVKCAESSMYSPTYRLYR from the exons ATGGCTCTGACAGAACTTCAG GAAAGAAACGAGAGACTGTTTTACAAGCTATTGATAGATAATGTTGAGGAGCTACTTCCTATTGTTTATACTCCAACTGTTGGTGAAGCTTGTCAGAAATTTGGAAGTATTTTCAGGCGACCTCAGGGTTTATTCATCAGTTTAAAAGACAA GGGAAAGATTCTAGATGTGTTAAAGAACTGGCCTGAAAGGAACATACAGGTTATTGTTGTTACTGACGGTGAAAGGATTTTAGGATTAGGAGATCTTGGATGTCAG GGGATGGGTATACCGGTTGGTAAGTTGGCGTTATATTCAGCACTTGGAGGTGTTCGTCCTTCAGCG TGTTTACCTGTCACCATTGATGTGGGAACAAACAATGAGAAACTGTTGAATGATGAGTTCTACATAGGACTCAGGCAAAAGAGAGCAACGGGACAG GAATATAGTGAACTCTTGAATGAATTCATGAGTGCTGTGAAACAGAACTATGGTGAAAAAGTTCTTATTCAG TTTGAAGATTTTGCTAATCATAATGCCTTTGAGTTGCTTGCAAAATACAGCGATACTCATCTCGTCTTCAACGATGATATACAG GGGACAGCATCAGTTGTTTTAGCAGGATTAGTTTCCGCACAGAAGTTAACGAATAGCCCACTTGCAGAGCATACCTTCCTCTTTCTTGGTGCTGGTGAA GCTGGAACTGGAATAGCAGAACTCATAGCTCTCTATATGTCAAAACAG ATGAATGCTTCGGTAGAGGAAAGCCGCAAGAAAATCTGGCTTGTTGATTCCAAG GGATTGATTGTTAACTCCCGCAAAGATTCACTTCAAGACTTTAAGAAACCATGGGCTCATGAACATGAACCAGTCAAAGACCTCTTAGGTGCTATCAAG GCAATAAAACCGACTGTTCTGATTGGATCTTCTGGCGTTGGACGGTCTTTTACAAAAGAAGTGATAGAAGCCATGTCCTCCATTAATGAG AGACCACTGATAATGGCTCTCTCTAACCCCACAACACAATCTGAATGTACAGCCGAAGAAGCTTATACTTGGAGTAAG GGCCGTGCCATTTTTGCTAGTGGAAGCCCTTTTGATCCAGTTGAGTATGAAGGAAAGGTGTTTGTATCTACACAG GCGAACAATGCGTACATATTCCCGGGCTTTGGACTTGGTTTGGTTATCTCTGGAGCAATACGGGTACATGACGATATGCTTCTAGCTGCTG CTGAGGCATTAGCTGGACAAGTAAGCAAAGAGAACTATGAGAAAGGAATGATATATCCTTCATTCTCTTCCATCCGGAAAATATCAGCTCAGATTGCAGCCAATGTAGCAACTAAGGCGTATGAACTAG GATTGGCAGGGCGGCTTCCACGGCCGAAAGATATTGTCAAATGTGCAGAGAGTAGCATGTACAGCCCCACATACCGTCTCTACcgttga
- the NADP-ME1 gene encoding NADP-malic enzyme 1 (NADP-malic enzyme 1 (NADP-ME1); FUNCTIONS IN: malate dehydrogenase (oxaloacetate-decarboxylating) (NADP+) activity, oxidoreductase activity, acting on NADH or NADPH, NAD or NADP as acceptor, malic enzyme activity; INVOLVED IN: malate metabolic process, protein homooligomerization; LOCATED IN: cytosol; EXPRESSED IN: embryo, sperm cell, root, stamen, seed; EXPRESSED DURING: 4 anthesis, D bilateral stage; CONTAINS InterPro DOMAIN/s: Malic enzyme, NAD-binding (InterPro:IPR012302), Malic oxidoreductase (InterPro:IPR001891), Malic enzyme, conserved site (InterPro:IPR015884), Malic enzyme, N-terminal (InterPro:IPR012301), NAD(P)-binding domain (InterPro:IPR016040); BEST Arabidopsis thaliana protein match is: NADP-malic enzyme 3 (TAIR:AT5G25880.1); Has 9392 Blast hits to 9373 proteins in 2414 species: Archae - 143; Bacteria - 6244; Metazoa - 609; Fungi - 220; Plants - 469; Viruses - 0; Other Eukaryotes - 1707 (source: NCBI BLink).), producing MEKVTNSDLKSSVDGGVVDVYGEDSATIEHNITPWSLSVSSGYSLLRDPRYNKGLAFTEKERDTHYLRGLLPPVVLDQKLQEKRLLNNIRQYQFPLQKYMALTELQERNERLFYKLLIDNVEELLPIVYTPTVGEACQKFGSIFRRPQGLFISLKDKGKILDVLKNWPERNIQVIVVTDGERILGLGDLGCQGMGIPVGKLALYSALGGVRPSACLPVTIDVGTNNEKLLNDEFYIGLRQKRATGQEYSELLNEFMSAVKQNYGEKVLIQFEDFANHNAFELLAKYSDTHLVFNDDIQGTASVVLAGLVSAQKLTNSPLAEHTFLFLGAGEAGTGIAELIALYMSKQMNASVEESRKKIWLVDSKGLIVNSRKDSLQDFKKPWAHEHEPVKDLLGAIKAIKPTVLIGSSGVGRSFTKEVIEAMSSINERPLIMALSNPTTQSECTAEEAYTWSKGRAIFASGSPFDPVEYEGKVFVSTQANNAYIFPGFGLGLVISGAIRVHDDMLLAAAEALAGQVSKENYEKGMIYPSFSSIRKISAQIAANVATKAYELGLAGRLPRPKDIVKCAESSMYSPTYRLYR from the exons ATGGAGAAAGTGACCAACTCAGACTTGAAATCCTCTGTTGATGGTGGCGTTGTTGATGTGTATGGAGAAGATTCAGCCACCATTGAGCACAACATAACTCCTTggtctctctctgtttctag tGGATATTCATTGCTGAGAGATCCTCGCTACAACAAAGGACTTGCTTTCactgagaaagagagagacactCATTACTTGCGTGGTCTTCTCCCTCCAGTTGTTCTTGATCAAAAGCTTCAG GAGAAGAGGCTGTTGAACAATATCCGACAATATCAATTCCCATTACAAAAGTACATGGCTCTGACAGAACTTCAG GAAAGAAACGAGAGACTGTTTTACAAGCTATTGATAGATAATGTTGAGGAGCTACTTCCTATTGTTTATACTCCAACTGTTGGTGAAGCTTGTCAGAAATTTGGAAGTATTTTCAGGCGACCTCAGGGTTTATTCATCAGTTTAAAAGACAA GGGAAAGATTCTAGATGTGTTAAAGAACTGGCCTGAAAGGAACATACAGGTTATTGTTGTTACTGACGGTGAAAGGATTTTAGGATTAGGAGATCTTGGATGTCAG GGGATGGGTATACCGGTTGGTAAGTTGGCGTTATATTCAGCACTTGGAGGTGTTCGTCCTTCAGCG TGTTTACCTGTCACCATTGATGTGGGAACAAACAATGAGAAACTGTTGAATGATGAGTTCTACATAGGACTCAGGCAAAAGAGAGCAACGGGACAG GAATATAGTGAACTCTTGAATGAATTCATGAGTGCTGTGAAACAGAACTATGGTGAAAAAGTTCTTATTCAG TTTGAAGATTTTGCTAATCATAATGCCTTTGAGTTGCTTGCAAAATACAGCGATACTCATCTCGTCTTCAACGATGATATACAG GGGACAGCATCAGTTGTTTTAGCAGGATTAGTTTCCGCACAGAAGTTAACGAATAGCCCACTTGCAGAGCATACCTTCCTCTTTCTTGGTGCTGGTGAA GCTGGAACTGGAATAGCAGAACTCATAGCTCTCTATATGTCAAAACAG ATGAATGCTTCGGTAGAGGAAAGCCGCAAGAAAATCTGGCTTGTTGATTCCAAG GGATTGATTGTTAACTCCCGCAAAGATTCACTTCAAGACTTTAAGAAACCATGGGCTCATGAACATGAACCAGTCAAAGACCTCTTAGGTGCTATCAAG GCAATAAAACCGACTGTTCTGATTGGATCTTCTGGCGTTGGACGGTCTTTTACAAAAGAAGTGATAGAAGCCATGTCCTCCATTAATGAG AGACCACTGATAATGGCTCTCTCTAACCCCACAACACAATCTGAATGTACAGCCGAAGAAGCTTATACTTGGAGTAAG GGCCGTGCCATTTTTGCTAGTGGAAGCCCTTTTGATCCAGTTGAGTATGAAGGAAAGGTGTTTGTATCTACACAG GCGAACAATGCGTACATATTCCCGGGCTTTGGACTTGGTTTGGTTATCTCTGGAGCAATACGGGTACATGACGATATGCTTCTAGCTGCTG CTGAGGCATTAGCTGGACAAGTAAGCAAAGAGAACTATGAGAAAGGAATGATATATCCTTCATTCTCTTCCATCCGGAAAATATCAGCTCAGATTGCAGCCAATGTAGCAACTAAGGCGTATGAACTAG GATTGGCAGGGCGGCTTCCACGGCCGAAAGATATTGTCAAATGTGCAGAGAGTAGCATGTACAGCCCCACATACCGTCTCTACcgttga